CGGCCTCGCGCTCATCTACCTGACGACGAGCGCTGACCTCCTGACGTGGTGGCTGCCGGTCGGCGCCGAGTCGGTCACGGGCCTCCTCCAGTCCGTCTACAAGACCGTCCCGCTGCTCGTGTTCGCGTACGTCGTGCGCTTCCTCCCGCAGGCCGTCGGCACCGTCAAGTCCTCCGTCCTGCAGGTCGACCCGAAGCTCACGGAGGCCGCCCAGACGCTCGGGCGGTCGCCGTTCGCGGCGTTCCGCGAGGTCACGCTCCCGCTCATCGCGCCCGGCGTCGCCGCCGGCGCCGCGCTCGTGTTCCTCACGACGATGAAGGAACTCCCGGCGACGCTCTTGCTGAGTCCGATAGGCTTTGAAACCCTCGTGTCCTACATCTGGCTCGTCAGAGGAGCCGGCTCGTACGGCGCGGCGGCGATTCCCGCGCTCGTGCTCGTGGGCGTCTCCGCGCTCTCGATGGTCGTCATCCTCGCTCAGGAACGATACAATGGCTGACCCGACACCCGCGACGGACACGCGAACCGACGACGCGTCGCCGCCCGAGGCCGACGCGACCGACCGCGACACCGTCCTCGAACTCGACGGCGTGACGAAGGCCTACGGCGCCGAGGACGCGGTCACGGACCTCGAACTCGACGTCCGGGACGGCGAACTGCTCACGCTGCTCGGGCCGTCGGGCTGCGGGAAGACGACGACGCTGCGGATGCTCGCCGGCCTCGAACGCCCGACCGAGGGCACCATCACGCTCGCCGGCGAGACGGTCGCGGACGACGACACGTTCGTCGACCCGGAGACCCGCGGCGTCGGCATCGTCTTCCAGGACTTCGCGCTGTTCCCCCACCTCTCCGTCCGTGAGAACGTCGCGTTCGGGCTCAAGGAGTGGGACGCCGACGCGACCCGCGAGCGCGTCGACGACCTGCTCGACCTCGTGGACATGCCCGAGATGGGCGACCGGTCGCCGGACCAACTCTCGGGCGGCCAGCAACAGCGCGTCGCGCTCGCCCGGAGCCTCGCGCCCGAACCGGACATCCTCCTGCTCGACGAACCGTTCTCGAATCTGGACGTGCGCCTGCGCGTCGAGATGCGCGAGGAGGTCCGGCGCATCCTCAAGGAGGCCGGCGTCACCGCCGTCTCCGTCACGCACGACCAGGAAGAAGCACTCTCGATTTCGGACCGCGTCGCCGTCCTGAACGACGGCCGCCTCGAACAGGTCGGCGAACCCGAGGGCGTCTTCGAACACCCCGAGTCGCGGTTCGTCGCGTCCTTCCTCGGGCAGGCGGGGTTCCTCTCGGGGCGCGTCGGCGAGGAGACGGTCGACACCTGCATCGGCTCCTACGACCGCACGCTCCTGAAGGGGCTCTCGGACGGCTACGCCGGCGCGATGGTCGACGTGCTCGTTCGCCCCGACGACCTGCGCGCCGTCCCCGCGAACGAGGCCACCGCGAACGGCCAAATCGTGAAACGCCAGTACACCGGCCCCTCCTTCATCTACCACGTCGAACTCGACAACGGCGACGTGGTGCGCTGTCTGCACAACCACGCAGAGGACATGGACGTCGGCGAGTCGGTCGCGGTCGACCTCGTCTCCGACCACTCGCTGGCGTGGTATCCGACGCGATGACTCGCTGGCGGCGCGTCCGCGACGCGCTCGCCGCCGCTCCCGTCGGCCCGCTCGCCGTCGCCGCGCTCGCCGGCGCGCTCGCGTACGCCGTCTCCGTCCTCGTCTTCCCGTACCACTCCACGAACCACGACGAGGCCGTCTACCTCCAGCAGGCCGCGATGCTGCTGGACGGCCAACTGTTCCTCCGGCCGCCCGTCGACGGCGCGTTCCGGCCGTGGTTCTTCGTCGAGTCCGCACAGGGTCTCTACCCGAAGTACGCGCCGCCGACCGCCGTCGTCTACGCGCTCGGCGAACTCGCCGGAGACTACCGGTACGCGCTGCCCGCCGTCGCCGCCGCGAACGTCGGCCTGCTGTACGGCGTCGTCCGCGAGGCGTTCGACCACCGCACCGGCCTGCTCGCAGCGGTCTGTCTCGTCTGCTCGCCGATGTTCGTCGTGCAGTCCGGCGTCTTCCTGCCGTACGCGCCGACGACGATGCTGAACCTCGCGTTCGCGTTCGCGTACTTCCGGGCCGAGCGCACCGGGAGCGCGCGCTGGGCCACAATCGCGGGCGCCGCCGTCGGCGCGGCGTTCTTCTCGCGCCCGTTCACGTCGGTGCTGTTCGCCGCGCCGTTCGTCGTCCACGCCGTCTGGACGCTCCGAGGCCCGCTCCGCGAGCGCGCCGTCACGCCCCTGTTCCGCCGGCGCGTCGCCACCGCCGGCCTCGGCCTCGCGGGCGTCGCCACCGCGCTCGGGTACAACGCCGTCGTCACCGGGCACGCGCTCGTGTTCCCGTATCAGGCGTTCGCGCCGCTGGACGGCCTCGGGTTCGGCCACCGCGAGATTCTCGGCTACGAGCAACAGTACACGGTTCGGCTCGCGCTCCGGTCGAACGCCGAGGTCGCGTGGGAGTTCCTCGCCGAGTGGGGGCCGTTCGGCGCGCTCGGCCCCGTGCTCGCCGTCCTCGGCGGCGTCGCCGTCCACCGACGCGGGTGGGCGTGGCGCCAGCGCGTGCTCGCCGGCGTCGCCGCGAGCGTCCTCGTCGGGAACGTCTACTTCTGGGGGAACCGGAACGTCCTCGGCGACCTCGCGGACCACTCCGACGGCCTGATAGACACACTCGGTCCGTACTACCACTTCGACCTGCTCGTGCCCGCGAGCGCGTTCGCCGCGGTCGGAATTCTCGCCGCGTTCGACGGCCTGCGCGGCGTCCTCGACGCCCGACTCTCGGACGCGCGAGCGCGACCCGTCGCCGTCGCCGTCCTGCTCGTCGGGAGCGCCGCGCTCGGCGGTGTGGCGGCGTCAGCGACCGCCGAGCCGGTGCGCGAGAACGCCGCGTTCACGGACCACTACGAGGTCGCCTACGAACCGTTCGAGCCGTCGCCGCCCGACGACGCCGTCGTGCTCCTGCCGGACCCCTACGGCGACTGGCTGAACCACCCGTTCCAGTACCTCCGGAACGACCCCGGGTTCGACGGCGACACGGTGTACGCGCTCCGCGACCACAGTTTCGAGGTGTGGGACGCGTACCCCGACCGCGAGACCTACCGGTACGTCTACCGGGGGCCGTGGTCGCCGTACTCCGCCGAACCCGTCGACCCCGACCTCCACCGCGTCAGCATGGTCTCCGGGGACGCGCTCACCGCGGACGTCGAAGTCGGCCTGCCTGACTGGACGGCGGGCGTCACGCTCACGCTCGAGTCGGGCGACCGGAGCGCGTACTACACGCTCGACGGCGCGGCGACGAGGGAGCGCGCGGCGTTCGACATCGTCGTTCGGGACGGCCGCGTCGGCCTCGACGGCCCGGTGTCGCCGACGGGGAACGCGACGATTCCGCTGAACGGCACCGTCGAGGTGCGCGCGCTCGTCGACGGCGGCTACGGCGCGGGGTTCTCGTACGGCGTGCGCCTGCCCGTCGAGGAGACGGCGGACGGCTACCGCGCGCTCACGCCGTACCGAGAACTCTGTACCGACCTCCAGACCTGCGAGGGGAGCGCCGTCTACGTGCCGGGCGTCGGCCCCGAGGGCGCGTCACTGAACGTCAGCGTGCGCGCGAACTGACTACCGAGAGAAAGAGCGAGTCAGCGGCCGTACTGCGCGGCGTTCCGGCGTCGCCGGTACGCGCCGACGGCGCCGAGCGCCCCGAGCCCCGCGGCGAAGACGACGGTGCCGGCGACGAACAGCCACGCCATCCAGAACATCATCGCGCCGATCTGCCGGAACGCTTCCGTGCTGGCGTACGTGTTCACGGCGAGGCCGAGGAGAATCCACGCGGCGTAGAACGCGCCGACTCGCAGGCCGACGTGGTACCACCCGGAGAGGTGTCGGTGGAGCGACCCGACGCTCCGCGTGCCCGCTCGCCCAATTTTGTTCGCCCGGCTATTAATTGATAACTTTACCATACTGTTCTGGACGACGCCGAACGGCATATACTTATGCCCCGAGTGGCGTTCTCGGACCTCTCGGTGCGCGTAGGAGAACCGAAGCAGAGTCAGCGCAGGCGTTCCTCGACGGCGACCTTCAGGATGGAGCCGAGAATCTCGGCGCCGCCCGAGAGCGGGTCGAGTTTCGTCTCGCCGAGGCGCTCGTCGTACTCGATCGGCGTCTCCAGGACGTCGTAGTCCCGGCAGAGCGGGCGCACGAGCAGTTCCGCGGAGAGGCCGGTGTTCTGCGTCCACTCGATGTCCTCGATGACGTCGCGGCGGTAGGCGCGCATCCCCGTGGTGGTGTCGTGGACGCGCTCGCCCACCAGCGCGGACGCGACGGCGGCGAACGCGGCGTTCCCGAGGCGGTTGACGGCGGGCATCTCGTCGGCGCCCCAGTAGAGGCGGTCGCCGCTCACCACGTCGTAGCCCTCGTTGATGCGGTCGAGGAAGTCGGGGATGCGCTCCATCGGGTACGTGTCGTCGCAGTCCGTGGTGACGACGACGGGCGTGTCGGCGGCGGTGAGCGCGGCGTGGACGGCGACGCCGTAGCCGCGCGGTTCCTGTTCGTAGACGCGAGCGCCGTGGTCGCGCGCGATTTCGGGGGTGCGGTCGCTGGAGCCGTCGACGCAGACGACGCTGGCGCGACCGTCGGTCGCGGCGTCGATGTCGTCGAGGACGGTGCCGATTGCGGCCTCCTCGTTGTACGTCCCCATCACGACGGTGACGTCGTCGAGCGTGTGGGGGGCGCCGGTGTCGCTCATCGCCGTTCGGTAGCCCCCGCAGCCATTTTAGGCTTGCCAAAATAATCGGGTCGGGGAACAAGTGATAAATACGTCCGAATCAATTGTCGGGTCAGACCGCGGGACGCCACAACCATGAGTGACGAAGACACGGTCGAGGGACGCGAAGGGGACGAACCCACGGTTCTCGTCGTCGACGACGAACAGGGGCTCGCGGACCTCTACACCATCTGGCTCGAAGACGACTACGCCGTCCACACCGCCTACAGCGGCGACGACGCGCTCGACGCGCTCGACGACACTGTCGACGTCGTGTTACTCGACCGGCAGATGCCCGACGTGTCCGGCGACGAAGTGCTGGACACGCTCCGGGAGCGCGACCTCAGCTGCCGCGTGGCGATGGTCACCGCCGTCGAACCCGAACTCGACATCATCGACCTCGGGTTCGACGACTACCTCCGCAAACCCGTCGACAAGGAAACGCTACTGAAGACGGTCGAGCGGCTCCGCCGCCGCTCCACGTACGACGACGCCGTCCGCGACTACTTCTCGGCGTCCCGAAAGCACGCCCTCCTCGCCGACTCCGAAGACCCGCGCGTCACGGAATCCGAGGAGTTCGAGGAACTCGAAGCGAGACTCGCCGACCTCAGGTCGGACCTCGACCGAGTGGTAGCGGACTTCGAAGACGAGGACTACGAGGTGCTGTTCCGGCGTCTCGACGACTCCGAGGACGGCGATGACGAGTGAGTTCGCCGACACTCGGAGCGAACTGCTCGCGTACGCCACCGCCGTCGCGAGCGCCGACGACGTCGAGACCGTCTACGACGAGATGGCGGCGGCCGCCAGTTCCGTCTTCGACTTCTCGTCTGCGGCCGTGGAAGCCGCCGACGACGGCGTCCTCTCCGTTCGCTCGTGGAGCGGTCGGCCGCCGGGCGTAGACGGCATCGACACGGACGAAGGCATCGCCGGTCGCACGTACCAGACCGGCGAGACGGTCCGCGTTCCGGACGTCCGCAGCGACGACCGCGTGACCGACCCGCCGGAGGGCGCGCCCCGGTGTGTCATCAGCGTCCCCATCGGCGACGTCGGCGTGTTCCAAGTGGGCCGGGACGAACCACGCGCGTTCGACGACGAGGACGTCGAAATCGCGGAACTGCTCGCGTCACACGCGGGCCACGCCATCGAACGCATCCGGTCCCAGCGCGAACTCCGGGAGAGCGAACAGCGCTTCCGCGCGCTGTTCGAGGAGGCCGACGACGCCTTCCTGCTGTACGACACGCCGTTCGGCCGCCCGGGAACGGTCGAACACGCCAACGGCGCCGCGGAGCGACTGTTCGACGCGACGGAGGCGGAACTCCGCGAGCGCTCGCTCGACGAACTGCTCGCGGGCGACCCCGAGCAGTTCGTCCCCGGCGGCGCCGAGTCGACGTTCCAGACGGCACCGGCCACCGGCGACGACCGCGTCTTCGAAGTGGCGGTGAAACCGTTCTTCGACGGCGGCGGCCCGGACGCGTTCGCCGTCGTCAGCGACGTCACGGAACAACACCACCGCGAGCAGACGCTTACCCACCTCCACGACGCGACGCGACGGATGCTCGCCGCGAACAGCACCGAGGAGATAGCCGACGTCATCGTGGACGCCGCGAAGGAACTGCTCGGCCTGCCGTACGTCGGCGTGTACTTCGACGGCGGCGACGCGACGCTCCGCCCGGCGTCGGTCTCCGGTCCGGTCGGCGACGAGGGTCCGCCGGTGTTGCGCCGCGGCGCGAGCCTCGCGTGGCAGGTGTACGAGGCGGGCGTCCCCCGGATGTTCGAGGACGTGGCGAGCCGAGACCACGTCCACAACGAGGACACCATCGTCGTCGAGGAGTTCATCCACCCGCTCGGCGAACACGGCGTGTTGCTCGTCGGCGCCGAGGAAGTCGGCGTCCTGACGAAGACGGACCGCGACCTGTTGAGCGTCCTCGCGACGAACGGCGAGGCCGCCCTCGACCGCGCGGAGCGCGTGCGGATGCTCCGCGACCGGGAGGCCGAACTCCGCCGGGAGCGAAACCGCCTCGCGGCGCTGTTCGAGAACATCCCGAGTCCGACCGCGAGTTTCGTCGTCGAGCACGGCGAACCGGTCGTGAAGTCGGTGAACCCCGCCTTCGAGCGCGTGTTCGGCTACGACGAGGAGACGCTCGTCGGCGAGAACATCGACGACTACATTGTGCCCGCCGACCACCAGACCGAGGCCGAAGTGTACAACGAGAAACTGATGGCGGGCCAGAACGTGAACGTGGAGGTCAGGCGGGTCACCGAGGACGGCCCGAAGGACTTCCTGCTCGACGTGGTGCCGTTCCGACTCGACGAACCGAACGTCCACGGCTACGCGATGTACACGGACATCACCGACCGGAAGGAACGTGAACGCGAACTCGAACGGCAGAACGACCGGCTGGAGGAGTTCGCGGGCATCGTCAGCCACGACCTCCGGAACCCCCTGAACGTCGCGCGCGGCTACCTCGAACTCGCCGCGGAGACGGAGTCCGAGGAGCACTTCGAGCGCGCCGACGACGCGCTCGAGCGCATGCACGACATCATCGAGAGCGTGCTGACGCTCGCCCGCCACGGCCGCAGTCTGGAGGAGACCGTCGACGTGTCCCTGGAGAACGCCGTCGACCGGGCGTGGAAGAACGTGACGACGGCCGAAGCCGACGTGACGGTGACCGCCGACGCGACGCTGGCAGCCGACCCGTCGCGGCTCGGGTCGCTGCTGGAGAATCTCTTCCGGAACGCCGTCGAGCACGGCGGCGACGCGGTGCGCGTGACGGTCGGCCCCATCGACGGCGACGGCGGCGATTTGGCGGGGTTCTACGTCGCGGACGACGGGCCGGGCATCCCGCCGGACCACCGCGAGGAGGTGTTCCGGTCGGGCAAGACCCACAGCGAGGACGGCACCGGGTTCGGCCTCGCCATCGTCAAGAGCGTCGCGGACGCGCACGGGTGGCGCGTCGAACTCGCCGAGAGCGAGAACGGGGGCGCGCGATTCGAGTTCTACACCGACGAGTCGACCGCGTAGTCAGGTCACGGTCGCGTCGTCGTCGGCGTACGCGCGGTGAGCGTCCGCGTCGAGAATGTCGCGGAGTTCGTCGACCGCCGTCCACACGTCCTCGAAACCGACGTAGTACGGCGAGGGTGCGACGCGCACGACGTCCGGCGGCCGGTAGTCGACGACGACACCGCGGTCGCGGAGCGCGCGACTCACCAGTCCCGCCTCCGGGTGTTCGACGGCGACGTGGCCGCCGCGTCGCTCGGCCTCGCGGGGCGTGCCGACCGAGCACTCGGGGAGGCGTTCGTCCACGAGGCTAATCAGGTACCGCGTGAGGGAAAGCGAGTGGTCGCGGAGTTGGTCGATGCCCGCGGCCTCGACGACGTCGAGCGTGCCGAAGAGGGGCGCCGCGGAGAACACGGGGACGGTGCCGATTTGGAACGCGCTCGCGTCCTCGGCGGGGTCGAAGCGGGTGTCGAGGTCGAACTGCGTCGCGTCGTCGTTCCCCCACCAGCCCGCGAGCGATGGCTCGACGTCGAAGTTGTCCTCGTGGACGTAGAGCCCGCCGATTGCGCCGGGGCCGGCGTTCAGGTACTTGTAACTACACCAGACCGCGAAGTCCACGCCGTCGAAGTGGAGGTCGTGGGGGACGACGCCGACGGAGTGCGCGAGGTCGAACCCCGCGAAGGCGTCGTGGTCGTGGGCGAGTTCCGTGATTGCTTCGAGGTCGAACAGTTGGCCGCTCCGGTAGAGCACCGACGGCATGAACACGATGGCGGTGTCGTCGTCGACGGCGTCGGCGATGGCGTCCGTCGAAATCGTGCGGCCGTCGTCGCTCTCCACGACGACGAGGTGGTCGTCCGGGTCGAGGCCGCGGGCGGCCAACTGCGAGCGAATCGCGTAGTGGTCGGTCGGGAAGTCGAGTTCGTTGACGACGACGTCGGTGCCGTCGGCGGCGTCGAGGAAACTCCCGACGAGCGCGTGGATGTTCACCGTCGTGGAGTTCGCGGCGACACACTCCGCGGGGAGCGCGCCCACGACGTCCGCGAGGCGGTCGCCGAGGCGCTCGCCGTACGCGAACCACGGCGGGTCGGCTTCCGTCCACGCCTCGATGCCCAACTCGCGCCACTGGTCGACTGCGCGTTCGAGCGCGCGGTCGGCGTCCTCGCCGTGCAGACCGAGGCTGTTCCCGTCCATGTAGACGCCGTCGTCGGGCGTCGTGAATCGCTCCCTGAGCCCCGTCAGCGAGGCTTCGGCGTCCCGCATTCGGGCGGCTGACTGGGACGCGTCGAAGTCGTCCATACTCCGAACGTCGCGTGTCGGTCCGATAAGCGTAGTGTTGCCCGCGTGTCGAGAGCCGAAGATTCACGTCGCCGCCACCCGAGAACGCGGACGTGACCGACCTGGACCCCGACCTCGCCGCCGAAATCGACCGCATCGAGGCGGCGGGCGTGCCCGAGTGGCACCA
The nucleotide sequence above comes from Halobacterium litoreum. Encoded proteins:
- a CDS encoding ABC transporter ATP-binding protein, which gives rise to MADPTPATDTRTDDASPPEADATDRDTVLELDGVTKAYGAEDAVTDLELDVRDGELLTLLGPSGCGKTTTLRMLAGLERPTEGTITLAGETVADDDTFVDPETRGVGIVFQDFALFPHLSVRENVAFGLKEWDADATRERVDDLLDLVDMPEMGDRSPDQLSGGQQQRVALARSLAPEPDILLLDEPFSNLDVRLRVEMREEVRRILKEAGVTAVSVTHDQEEALSISDRVAVLNDGRLEQVGEPEGVFEHPESRFVASFLGQAGFLSGRVGEETVDTCIGSYDRTLLKGLSDGYAGAMVDVLVRPDDLRAVPANEATANGQIVKRQYTGPSFIYHVELDNGDVVRCLHNHAEDMDVGESVAVDLVSDHSLAWYPTR
- a CDS encoding DUF7846 domain-containing protein codes for the protein MVSDAMTRWRRVRDALAAAPVGPLAVAALAGALAYAVSVLVFPYHSTNHDEAVYLQQAAMLLDGQLFLRPPVDGAFRPWFFVESAQGLYPKYAPPTAVVYALGELAGDYRYALPAVAAANVGLLYGVVREAFDHRTGLLAAVCLVCSPMFVVQSGVFLPYAPTTMLNLAFAFAYFRAERTGSARWATIAGAAVGAAFFSRPFTSVLFAAPFVVHAVWTLRGPLRERAVTPLFRRRVATAGLGLAGVATALGYNAVVTGHALVFPYQAFAPLDGLGFGHREILGYEQQYTVRLALRSNAEVAWEFLAEWGPFGALGPVLAVLGGVAVHRRGWAWRQRVLAGVAASVLVGNVYFWGNRNVLGDLADHSDGLIDTLGPYYHFDLLVPASAFAAVGILAAFDGLRGVLDARLSDARARPVAVAVLLVGSAALGGVAASATAEPVRENAAFTDHYEVAYEPFEPSPPDDAVVLLPDPYGDWLNHPFQYLRNDPGFDGDTVYALRDHSFEVWDAYPDRETYRYVYRGPWSPYSAEPVDPDLHRVSMVSGDALTADVEVGLPDWTAGVTLTLESGDRSAYYTLDGAATRERAAFDIVVRDGRVGLDGPVSPTGNATIPLNGTVEVRALVDGGYGAGFSYGVRLPVEETADGYRALTPYRELCTDLQTCEGSAVYVPGVGPEGASLNVSVRAN
- a CDS encoding dolichyl-phosphate hexose transferase; this encodes MSDTGAPHTLDDVTVVMGTYNEEAAIGTVLDDIDAATDGRASVVCVDGSSDRTPEIARDHGARVYEQEPRGYGVAVHAALTAADTPVVVTTDCDDTYPMERIPDFLDRINEGYDVVSGDRLYWGADEMPAVNRLGNAAFAAVASALVGERVHDTTTGMRAYRRDVIEDIEWTQNTGLSAELLVRPLCRDYDVLETPIEYDERLGETKLDPLSGGAEILGSILKVAVEERLR
- a CDS encoding response regulator, yielding MSDEDTVEGREGDEPTVLVVDDEQGLADLYTIWLEDDYAVHTAYSGDDALDALDDTVDVVLLDRQMPDVSGDEVLDTLRERDLSCRVAMVTAVEPELDIIDLGFDDYLRKPVDKETLLKTVERLRRRSTYDDAVRDYFSASRKHALLADSEDPRVTESEEFEELEARLADLRSDLDRVVADFEDEDYEVLFRRLDDSEDGDDE
- a CDS encoding GAF domain-containing protein; its protein translation is MTSEFADTRSELLAYATAVASADDVETVYDEMAAAASSVFDFSSAAVEAADDGVLSVRSWSGRPPGVDGIDTDEGIAGRTYQTGETVRVPDVRSDDRVTDPPEGAPRCVISVPIGDVGVFQVGRDEPRAFDDEDVEIAELLASHAGHAIERIRSQRELRESEQRFRALFEEADDAFLLYDTPFGRPGTVEHANGAAERLFDATEAELRERSLDELLAGDPEQFVPGGAESTFQTAPATGDDRVFEVAVKPFFDGGGPDAFAVVSDVTEQHHREQTLTHLHDATRRMLAANSTEEIADVIVDAAKELLGLPYVGVYFDGGDATLRPASVSGPVGDEGPPVLRRGASLAWQVYEAGVPRMFEDVASRDHVHNEDTIVVEEFIHPLGEHGVLLVGAEEVGVLTKTDRDLLSVLATNGEAALDRAERVRMLRDREAELRRERNRLAALFENIPSPTASFVVEHGEPVVKSVNPAFERVFGYDEETLVGENIDDYIVPADHQTEAEVYNEKLMAGQNVNVEVRRVTEDGPKDFLLDVVPFRLDEPNVHGYAMYTDITDRKERERELERQNDRLEEFAGIVSHDLRNPLNVARGYLELAAETESEEHFERADDALERMHDIIESVLTLARHGRSLEETVDVSLENAVDRAWKNVTTAEADVTVTADATLAADPSRLGSLLENLFRNAVEHGGDAVRVTVGPIDGDGGDLAGFYVADDGPGIPPDHREEVFRSGKTHSEDGTGFGLAIVKSVADAHGWRVELAESENGGARFEFYTDESTA
- the kynU gene encoding kynureninase; this encodes MDDFDASQSAARMRDAEASLTGLRERFTTPDDGVYMDGNSLGLHGEDADRALERAVDQWRELGIEAWTEADPPWFAYGERLGDRLADVVGALPAECVAANSTTVNIHALVGSFLDAADGTDVVVNELDFPTDHYAIRSQLAARGLDPDDHLVVVESDDGRTISTDAIADAVDDDTAIVFMPSVLYRSGQLFDLEAITELAHDHDAFAGFDLAHSVGVVPHDLHFDGVDFAVWCSYKYLNAGPGAIGGLYVHEDNFDVEPSLAGWWGNDDATQFDLDTRFDPAEDASAFQIGTVPVFSAAPLFGTLDVVEAAGIDQLRDHSLSLTRYLISLVDERLPECSVGTPREAERRGGHVAVEHPEAGLVSRALRDRGVVVDYRPPDVVRVAPSPYYVGFEDVWTAVDELRDILDADAHRAYADDDATVT